In a genomic window of Rhinolophus ferrumequinum isolate MPI-CBG mRhiFer1 chromosome 2, mRhiFer1_v1.p, whole genome shotgun sequence:
- the LOC117036311 gene encoding histidine-rich glycoprotein-like isoform X2, whose product MKACATALLLILSITLQYSCALSPTDCNATGPLAGKALDLINKGRRNGYLFQLLRVADAHLDEVESATVYYLALDVKESDCPVQSRKYWDDCEPALSRRPSEIVIGQCKVIATTHLNESQDLRVNDFNCTTSSVSSALANTKDRPGLFDYFEDTELYRKQADKALEKYKRKNDDFAFFRVDRVERVVRVRGEERTNYYVDFSVRNCSSHHFPRHATEHRNISDVQAHLDHLPHSGGHEHSPAGKPSFKPKRSRDSHHPHKPHQLGCPPPLEDKNHADRPQFQSGAPPVLPPSRCHHPHFGTNGTHTPLHNHSSSEHHPHGHHPHDHHPHGHRPHGHHLHGHHPHGHHPHGYHPHGHHPHGQDFHDHGPCDPPPYSQSSQDHHRWGHGPPPRHSEERGPGKRHFPFKWRQIGYVYRLPPLKKGEVLPLPEANFPIFSLPNHNNPLKREIQPFPQSASESCPGTFKSEFPQVLTFFAYTFPKKI is encoded by the exons atGAAGGCATGCGCTACAGCTCTGCTTTTGATCCTCTCGATCACGCTGCAGTATTCCTGCGCTTTGAGTCCCACAGATTGCAATGCTACTGGGCCCCTGGCTGGGAAAGCTCTAGATCTGATCAATAAAGGACGGCGGAATGGCTACCTCTTCCAGTTGCTGCGGGTCGCTGATGCCCACTTGGACGAAGTG GAATCTGCAACTGTCTATTATTTAGCCTTAGATGTGAAAGAATCTGACTGTCCGGTCCAATCCAGGAAATACTGGGATGACTGTGAGCCAGCGCTTTCTAGACGTCCATCTGAAATA GTGATTGGACAATGTAAGGTAATAGCTACCACACATTTGAATGAATCTCAGGATCTTAGAGTGAATGACTTCAACTGCACCACAAGTTCTG TCTCTTCTGCACTGGCCAATACTAAAGACCGCCCCGGACTCTTCGATTACTTTGAGGACACTGAGCTCTACAGAAAACAGGCAGACAAGGCCCTTGAGAAGTACAAAAGGAAGAATGATGACTTTGCCTTTTTCAGAGTGGACCGAGTGGAGAGAGTTGTAAGAGTG agaggagaggaaagaaccaATTACTACGTGGACTTCTCTGTGAGGAACTGCTCCAGCCACCATTTTCCTCGGCACGCTACT GAACATAGAAACATCAGTGATGTACAAGCCCATCTGGACCATCTACCCCACTCTGGTGGGCATGAGCATTCTCCTGCTGGCAAGCCTTCATTTAAGCCCAAGAGATCCAGAGATTCCCACCATCCTCACAAGCCACATCAACTTGGATGCCCACCTCCTCTAGAAGACAAAAATCACGCAGACAGGCCACAGTTTCAATCAGGAGCTCCTCCAGTGTTGCCCCCTTCAAGATGTCATCACCCCCATTTTGGCACCAATGGCACCCATACACCCCTTCATAATCATAGTTCCAGTGAGCACCATCCCCATGGACACCATCCTCATGACCATCATCCCCATGGACACCGTCCCCATGGACACCATCTCCATGGACACCATCCCCATGGACACCATCCCCATGGATACCATCCCCATGGACACCATCCCCATGGCCAGGATTTCCATGACCATGGACCCTGTGACCCACCACCCTATAGCCAAAGTTCCCAAGATCACCATCGCTGGGGCCATGGCCCACCACCAAGGCACTCAGAAGAAAGAGGTCCAGGTAAACGACACTTTCCCTTCAAATGGAGACAAATTGGATATGTTTACCGACTCCCTCCACTAAAGAAAGGTGAAGTTCTTCCTCTTCCCGAAGccaattttcccattttctcattGCCAAATCACAACAATCCTCTAAAGCGAGAAATTCAGCCCTTCCCTCAATCAGCCTCTGAATCATGTCCAGGGACATTCAAGAGTGAGTTTCCACAAGTCTTGACGTTTTTTGCATatacatttccaaagaaaatctGA
- the LOC117036311 gene encoding histidine-rich glycoprotein-like isoform X3, with product MTSTAPQILESATVYYLALDVKESDCPVQSRKYWDDCEPALSRRPSEIVIGQCKVIATTHLNESQDLRVNDFNCTTSSVSSALANTKDRPGLFDYFEDTELYRKQADKALEKYKRKNDDFAFFRVDRVERVVRVRGEERTNYYVDFSVRNCSSHHFPRHATVFGFCRADLSYDVGTSDMESPKDIVINCEVFNLKEHRNISDVQAHLDHLPHSGGHEHSPAGKPSFKPKRSRDSHHPHKPHQLGCPPPLEDKNHADRPQFQSGAPPVLPPSRCHHPHFGTNGTHTPLHNHSSSEHHPHGHHPHDHHPHGHRPHGHHLHGHHPHGHHPHGYHPHGHHPHGQDFHDHGPCDPPPYSQSSQDHHRWGHGPPPRHSEERGPGKRHFPFKWRQIGYVYRLPPLKKGEVLPLPEANFPIFSLPNHNNPLKREIQPFPQSASESCPGTFKSEFPQVLTFFAYTFPKKI from the exons ATGACTTCAACTGCACCACAAATTCTG GAATCTGCAACTGTCTATTATTTAGCCTTAGATGTGAAAGAATCTGACTGTCCGGTCCAATCCAGGAAATACTGGGATGACTGTGAGCCAGCGCTTTCTAGACGTCCATCTGAAATA GTGATTGGACAATGTAAGGTAATAGCTACCACACATTTGAATGAATCTCAGGATCTTAGAGTGAATGACTTCAACTGCACCACAAGTTCTG TCTCTTCTGCACTGGCCAATACTAAAGACCGCCCCGGACTCTTCGATTACTTTGAGGACACTGAGCTCTACAGAAAACAGGCAGACAAGGCCCTTGAGAAGTACAAAAGGAAGAATGATGACTTTGCCTTTTTCAGAGTGGACCGAGTGGAGAGAGTTGTAAGAGTG agaggagaggaaagaaccaATTACTACGTGGACTTCTCTGTGAGGAACTGCTCCAGCCACCATTTTCCTCGGCACGCTACT GTCTTTGGGTTCTGCAGAGCAGATTTGTCCTATGATGTAGGAACCTCTGACATGGAAAGTCCAAAAGATATTGTCATAAACTGTGAAGTCTTCAACCTTAAG GAACATAGAAACATCAGTGATGTACAAGCCCATCTGGACCATCTACCCCACTCTGGTGGGCATGAGCATTCTCCTGCTGGCAAGCCTTCATTTAAGCCCAAGAGATCCAGAGATTCCCACCATCCTCACAAGCCACATCAACTTGGATGCCCACCTCCTCTAGAAGACAAAAATCACGCAGACAGGCCACAGTTTCAATCAGGAGCTCCTCCAGTGTTGCCCCCTTCAAGATGTCATCACCCCCATTTTGGCACCAATGGCACCCATACACCCCTTCATAATCATAGTTCCAGTGAGCACCATCCCCATGGACACCATCCTCATGACCATCATCCCCATGGACACCGTCCCCATGGACACCATCTCCATGGACACCATCCCCATGGACACCATCCCCATGGATACCATCCCCATGGACACCATCCCCATGGCCAGGATTTCCATGACCATGGACCCTGTGACCCACCACCCTATAGCCAAAGTTCCCAAGATCACCATCGCTGGGGCCATGGCCCACCACCAAGGCACTCAGAAGAAAGAGGTCCAGGTAAACGACACTTTCCCTTCAAATGGAGACAAATTGGATATGTTTACCGACTCCCTCCACTAAAGAAAGGTGAAGTTCTTCCTCTTCCCGAAGccaattttcccattttctcattGCCAAATCACAACAATCCTCTAAAGCGAGAAATTCAGCCCTTCCCTCAATCAGCCTCTGAATCATGTCCAGGGACATTCAAGAGTGAGTTTCCACAAGTCTTGACGTTTTTTGCATatacatttccaaagaaaatctGA
- the LOC117036311 gene encoding histidine-rich glycoprotein-like isoform X1, which yields MKACATALLLILSITLQYSCALSPTDCNATGPLAGKALDLINKGRRNGYLFQLLRVADAHLDEVESATVYYLALDVKESDCPVQSRKYWDDCEPALSRRPSEIVIGQCKVIATTHLNESQDLRVNDFNCTTSSVSSALANTKDRPGLFDYFEDTELYRKQADKALEKYKRKNDDFAFFRVDRVERVVRVRGEERTNYYVDFSVRNCSSHHFPRHATVFGFCRADLSYDVGTSDMESPKDIVINCEVFNLKEHRNISDVQAHLDHLPHSGGHEHSPAGKPSFKPKRSRDSHHPHKPHQLGCPPPLEDKNHADRPQFQSGAPPVLPPSRCHHPHFGTNGTHTPLHNHSSSEHHPHGHHPHDHHPHGHRPHGHHLHGHHPHGHHPHGYHPHGHHPHGQDFHDHGPCDPPPYSQSSQDHHRWGHGPPPRHSEERGPGKRHFPFKWRQIGYVYRLPPLKKGEVLPLPEANFPIFSLPNHNNPLKREIQPFPQSASESCPGTFKSEFPQVLTFFAYTFPKKI from the exons atGAAGGCATGCGCTACAGCTCTGCTTTTGATCCTCTCGATCACGCTGCAGTATTCCTGCGCTTTGAGTCCCACAGATTGCAATGCTACTGGGCCCCTGGCTGGGAAAGCTCTAGATCTGATCAATAAAGGACGGCGGAATGGCTACCTCTTCCAGTTGCTGCGGGTCGCTGATGCCCACTTGGACGAAGTG GAATCTGCAACTGTCTATTATTTAGCCTTAGATGTGAAAGAATCTGACTGTCCGGTCCAATCCAGGAAATACTGGGATGACTGTGAGCCAGCGCTTTCTAGACGTCCATCTGAAATA GTGATTGGACAATGTAAGGTAATAGCTACCACACATTTGAATGAATCTCAGGATCTTAGAGTGAATGACTTCAACTGCACCACAAGTTCTG TCTCTTCTGCACTGGCCAATACTAAAGACCGCCCCGGACTCTTCGATTACTTTGAGGACACTGAGCTCTACAGAAAACAGGCAGACAAGGCCCTTGAGAAGTACAAAAGGAAGAATGATGACTTTGCCTTTTTCAGAGTGGACCGAGTGGAGAGAGTTGTAAGAGTG agaggagaggaaagaaccaATTACTACGTGGACTTCTCTGTGAGGAACTGCTCCAGCCACCATTTTCCTCGGCACGCTACT GTCTTTGGGTTCTGCAGAGCAGATTTGTCCTATGATGTAGGAACCTCTGACATGGAAAGTCCAAAAGATATTGTCATAAACTGTGAAGTCTTCAACCTTAAG GAACATAGAAACATCAGTGATGTACAAGCCCATCTGGACCATCTACCCCACTCTGGTGGGCATGAGCATTCTCCTGCTGGCAAGCCTTCATTTAAGCCCAAGAGATCCAGAGATTCCCACCATCCTCACAAGCCACATCAACTTGGATGCCCACCTCCTCTAGAAGACAAAAATCACGCAGACAGGCCACAGTTTCAATCAGGAGCTCCTCCAGTGTTGCCCCCTTCAAGATGTCATCACCCCCATTTTGGCACCAATGGCACCCATACACCCCTTCATAATCATAGTTCCAGTGAGCACCATCCCCATGGACACCATCCTCATGACCATCATCCCCATGGACACCGTCCCCATGGACACCATCTCCATGGACACCATCCCCATGGACACCATCCCCATGGATACCATCCCCATGGACACCATCCCCATGGCCAGGATTTCCATGACCATGGACCCTGTGACCCACCACCCTATAGCCAAAGTTCCCAAGATCACCATCGCTGGGGCCATGGCCCACCACCAAGGCACTCAGAAGAAAGAGGTCCAGGTAAACGACACTTTCCCTTCAAATGGAGACAAATTGGATATGTTTACCGACTCCCTCCACTAAAGAAAGGTGAAGTTCTTCCTCTTCCCGAAGccaattttcccattttctcattGCCAAATCACAACAATCCTCTAAAGCGAGAAATTCAGCCCTTCCCTCAATCAGCCTCTGAATCATGTCCAGGGACATTCAAGAGTGAGTTTCCACAAGTCTTGACGTTTTTTGCATatacatttccaaagaaaatctGA